The Phycisphaeraceae bacterium genome contains the following window.
CCGATCGCCAGTCCCTTGTGCTTCTTCTGTTCGTTCATGTTCGACTGCTCCTTGAGAAACTGCTCGACCCTCAGGTTGCGGTCCGGCCCGGTCCAGCGCACCGCGCGCAGCCGGGCAAGTTGTGCGTCGACATCGTGTTTCATGAGTCGACCTCCTTGATCTCCAAAGCCTTTCGCATCGCCCGCCGCGCCCGGTGCAACCGCGACTTGACCGTCCCCACCGAAACCCCAAGCACCAGCGCCACGCTCTCCACGCTCAAGCCCTCAACATGGTGCAGGCACAGCACCGCCTGATGCTCGCTCCGCAGCGTCAAAAGCACCTCGACGACCTCACGCCCCGCGCCAGTCCCAGCCTCAACAACCACCTCGGGCACACACGCCACCACATGCTCACGCCGCTTCCGTCGCGCCCAGCGGTTCACACGATTCGTCGCGATCCGCAGCAGCCAGTGCCGAAACGCAATCCCCTCATTCCGATACCGCAGCATCCCCCGCCACGCATCAATAAACGTCTCCGCCGCAAGATCCTCAGCCAGATGCACATCACCAACACGCCGCACGATGTACTGTGCAATCGCAACGTAATGCTCTCGATACAGTTCCCCGAACGCCGCCGGATCGCGCCGCGCCCGCTCAATCAGGTCCGATGGCTTCTCTGCCAACCGCTCTTCACCGATTGCAAATGCCTGATCCAACATGGCCCCGATCGTTCCCACACTCATTCAAATGCGTGCCGACGGCTCGAGGTTCCACCTGCAATCACAAAATCACGTTCGTTCATGCGAAGTCCCCAAGCGGGGTTCCGAAAATACAAGGCGTGGGCCTGAGCCTACGACAGCAAACGCCCCAAGTTTGCCCGCCGCCGTTGCTTTACGCCAGCACCCGCCATTCCTTCCCCTCGCGCTCCACACGCCGATACAGCGTGTCGCGTTCCACCGGCTCAAATCCCGCCTCGCGGATCGCCCGCTGAAGATCCCACACCGTCGTCTCCTGGTGCGTGGTCGAGCCGCCGACTTTGGTGATGTCGTACCACACAACCGTGCCATCGATGTCATCAGCCCCGCATTGCAGCATCGTCTGCGCCATCCCCAGCGTCTGCATGATCCAGAACGCCTTGGCATGCGGAAAATTGTCAAGCATGAGCCGCGCCACCGCCAGCGTCCGCAGATTCTCAAGCCCCGTCGGCCCCGGCAGGTGCTCAAGCTCCGACCCATCCGGAAAAAACGGCAGCGGAATAATCGTCTGGTAATACCCCTGTCCAAGCGCAGGCGTCGGAAGCCGCACACCCTCGCGCGTCAGCGTGATCGCCGGCGCATCCGTCACATCATCAGCTGGCGACTCTTCCCCCTCATACCCAAGCCGCGCCAGCGCACGATCCTGCATCCGCCGCAGAATGTGCATATGCCGCAACCGCTCCTCGCGGCTGTCAACGTGCCCGTACAGCATCGTCGCATTGCTGTTGAGCCCCAGTTCATGGGCGACCATGTGTACATCGAGCCATTCATCCGCACCGATCTTGCCGCGGAAGGCTTCCTTGTGGACCCGCTCATCAAACACCTCAGCCCCGCCCCCAGGCAGTGAGCCCAGGCCCGCCTCGATCAACCGCTCCAGCACCCACTGCATCGACGCACGCCGATCGTCACGCTTGTACACCTTCGCAATCCGCGCCAGATGCACAATCTCCACCGCTGTAAACGCCTTCAGATGCACCCGCGGCGCAACCTCCCTGAGCGTGCGCAGCATGTCGGTGTAGTACTCGAACGGCAAGTACGGATTGAGCCCCCCGACAATGTGCATCTCGGTCGCGCCGAGTTCAACAGCCTTGAGTCCCTCAGCCCTGATGTAGTCGAGGTCGCGGGTGTATTCGCCCGCCTGCCCCTGCTTTCGATAAAACTCGCAGAACTTGCAGCTCAGCGCGCACACATTCGAGTAATTCATGTGGCGGTTGATGTTGAAGTACGCGATATCCTTGTGCAGGCGCCTTCGCACACGGTCGGCCAGTTCGCAAACGGTCCAGATGTCGCGCGTGGCATAGAGGGCCCGGCCGTCATCGATCGAAAGACGCTCGCCCGCGTCGATCTTCCGCTCGATGGTGGCCAAGCCTGTGAAGGTCGCGGTGGCGGTCATGGGGGCATGATAGGGGCCGGGACAACGTACTTTCAATAAATAGTGAAAGTTTGCTCGCGACCGCAGCCCGCGATTGGTCAGGCCGGCCCGTCGTACACTCCTGACCCCCAAGTATGTCCGAGAACCCGCGTGCATCCTGGCTCCCGCTTCCGCACTTCATGGCCATGGCGCCGCTTGATGTCTGGGTTCGCCTTCTGGTGCGACTTCGGCGCGTCCCCGGGCCTCGATATCTTGCCCGCATTGTGCTGGGTCTGGCGACTTCGTTCGTCGGCACGATCGTCACGCTGCCCGAGCGGCTGCTGCTGGCGCCGTATCTCTTTGTGCGTTTCGGGCGTTCGCGCCCTCGCATCGAGCATGAACCGGGCGTGTTGATCGTGACCGGGTATTACCGCACTGGCACGACGCATCTGCACTATCTGCTCAGTTGCGACCCCGCGATGACGACGCCCAAGTGGGTGCATGTGGCTGCACCCCAGGGTTTCGCGCTGAGTTGGGTTCTGATCCGCTGGTTGATGATTCCGTTTATATCGAACAGCCGTCCGCAGGATGATGTGGCGTTTGGACCCGAGTGGCCAAGCGAGGATGACTTCGCGCTCAACAATTGGTGTCTGGCGTCGAGTTTGCCCGGGCGGTTTATTGTGCCCGGTGAGCATGCTTTCTATGAGCGGTTTCACGACCTCAATCGCTTGTCGAACCGCGAACTGGCGCACTGGCGTCGGGCGCAGGCAGCCTTCTGCTGGAAACTCATGGCCCTGCGACCCGGGAAGCGTCTTCTGCTCAAGACCCCAAGCCATACCGCCAGGCTTGGCGAACTCGAGGCGATGTTCGGCCGCAATTTGCGCGTGATCCATATCAGTCGCGAGCCGGGGGCGGTGGTGAAGTCGAACGTGAGAATGGCCGAGCGCCTTGAGCCTTACAGCCTCGAGCCGATGCCATCGCCCGAGGTGGTGCGTGAGCGCGTGATGGAGGAGTTTGTGCGCACAGAGATGCGCTACGTCGAGTCCGCAGCCCGACTCGGTGCGAGCCGCGTTTGCGAGATCCGGTTCGAGGATCTGATCGCCGACCCGCTGGGGCAACTCAAGAGCGCCTATGCACAACTCGGGTATGACTGGACATCCGAGGCCGAGCGTGGGTTTCGTCGCTATCTTGGCGCGGTGCGTGACTACAAGCCGCGACACGGCGCGGCTGCGGACGTTGAGGCCCTTGAGCCTGCCTTGCAGCAGTTGGCTACGCGTTTCGGGCATGACAAGCCAGCAGTCGAGCCTGTCGTGATGGAGCACGAGCCTCGGCGTGACCGCACAGCACTGGCCATCGTCGCGACAATCGTTGCTGCCTTTGCCCTCGCATTGCTCTGGGTCGGCATCGCGAGCGTGTTCCGAGATCGCAACGAACTTTTTATCTGGGTGTTCGGCATTGTGCTCGGGTTGGTCGCGATCAGAACGGCTGGGCGAGGCTCGACAACGCTTGGGCTGGTTTCGGCAGCGTGTCTGGGACTGATCATTCTGCCATCGATCTATCCTGTGACCCTGGCGGCGTACTCGCACCGCTGGCCTGCGGACGAGGCGGCGGCGGGGGCGATGCAGTCGACGCTGCGCGTGTTCAAGCGGTGGGGCGACCTGATCTATGTCGTGTTCGGCCTGGTCAGTGCGTACCGGGTCGGGTCGAGGCTTCACGTCAGGCCCCCGGGCTCGTAGAGAGAGTCTGCCGATGTGGCAGGCTGCTGCCGCCGTGCCTGTCGCCTGTGCGGCTTACGGTGCTGCTGCCTGAATGGGGCGGGGCAAGAAACGCAAACATACACCAAATAACCGTGTCGTCGGTTTGGCATTGGTGTTGCAATCAGTTCATCGCCCAGTGTGCAGGCTAGCCGCGGGGTAAGGAGGCTCTCATGTCGAAGATCATTGGTATTGACCTTGGAACAACGAACTCGGTCGTCGCGATTATGGAAGGCGACACGCCGAAGGTTCTGATCAACAGCACCGGCAACCGCACCACCCCGTCGGTCGTGGGATTCACTGACAAGGGCGAGCGTCTGGTCGGGCAGCAAGCCAAGCATCAGCAGGTGACGAACCCCAAGAACACGGTGTACTCGATCAAGCGGTTCATGGGTCGTCGGCACGGTGAAGTGGCAGAGGAAGAAAAGCATGTGCCGTACGAGGTGGTCGGCGGGCGCGAAGATTTTGTGACGGTGAAGGTGCGCGACAAGGAATACACGCCTCAGCAGGTTTCCGCGTTCATTCTGCAGGAGCTCAAGCGCACCGCAGAGGAGTATCTCGGCGAGAAAGTCGAGCGCGCCGTCATCACGGTGCCGGCGTATTTCAACGACTCGCAGCGGCAGGCGACCAAGGATGCGGGCGAGATCGCAGGCCTCAAGGTCGAACGCATTCTCCCCGAACCGACCGCTGCGGCACTGGCGTATGGCCTGGATCGCAAGAAGAACGAGAAGATCGCTGTCTTCGACCTCGGTGGCGGTACGTTCGATATCTCGATTCTGGACGTCGGCGATGGAGTCTTCGAGGTGCTCAGCACCAACGGCGACACCCACCTCGGCGGCGATGACTGGGACCAGAAACTCATCAATCACCTGCTCACCGAGTTCAAACGCCGCGAGGGTGTTGACTTGTCGGGCGATGCAATGGCCATGCAGCGCTTGAAGGAAGCAGCTGAAAAGGCGAAGATCGAGCTGTCCAACTCGCAGGAGACGACGGTCAATCTGCCCTTCATTACGGCCACGCATGAAGGTCCTAAGCACCTTCAGGAGACTATCACGCGGGCGAAGTTCGAGAGTTTGTGTGAGGATTTGTTCAAGCGGCTGCGTGAGCCATGCCTTCAGGCGCTGCGTGATGCAAAGCTTGAAGCCAACCGCATTGACGAAGTGATTCTGGTCGGTGGTTCGACGCGGATTCCGCGTGTGCAGGCGGTCTGTCGCGAATTGTTCGGCAAGGATCCCAACAAGAGCGTCAATCCGGACGAGGTCGTGGCGATCGGCGCGGCGATTCAGGGCGGCGTGCTGCAAGGCAGCGTCAAGGACGTCCTGCTGCTCGATGTGACGCCTCTGAGCCTCGGAGTCGAAACCTATGGCGGGGTGATGACCAAACTCATCGAGAAGAACACCACGATTCCGACATCGAAAAAGGAAACATTCTCGACCGCGTCAGACAGCCAGACAAGCGTGCAGATCCACGTTCTTCAGGGTGAACGCGAGTTTGCAAAGGACAACCGCACGCTGGGCATGTTCGAACTCCAGGGAATCGCACCCGCACCACGCGGCGTGCCTCAGATCGAAGTCGAGTTTGCACTTGACGCCAACGGCATCCTTCAGGTCACCGCGACCGACAAGGGAACGAGCAAGAAGGCCGACATTCGGATCGAAAACTCGGGCGGGCTGAGCTCGGACGAGATCGAGCGTATGAAGGCCGATGCGGAGGCGCATGCTGAGGAAGATCGCCGTCGTCGCGAGGTGGTCGATCTGAAGAATCGCGGCGATGCGATGATCGGGCAGACCCGCAAGGCTCTGGAAGAGCACGGCGCGAAAGTGTCGGGTGACGTGCGCAGCCGCATCGAATCGGCAATCAGCAACCTCGAGGACAAGCTCAAGGGAGATGAGAAGGTCTCGATCGAGGCGGCACTCAAAGAACTCGAGAGTGCTTCGATGGAACTCGGAAAGGTCGTGTACGAGCAGGCGGCAGCCGGTGCTGGCGGAGCAGCAGGTTCGGCCGGCGAGAGTGCCAACGACGATGTGATCGATGCCGAGTTCGAAGTCAAGGACGATGACAAGCAGTAAGGTGTTCACAGCGATCAGATCGCTCGTGACTGGAAGCAAAGCCCGGGGGTGCTGATCCCCGGGCTTTTCCGTGCGCGAGGTGCGCCGGCGATCAGCGTGCAACGAGCGTGCGGATCTGCCGGGCGATCTCGCGCGCCGCTGCAGCCCGATGGCTCAGTTGGTTCTTGCGCGCCGGAGGCAATTCCGCACTCGTCACACCACACTCCGGCCCCACCAGAAACAACGGGTCATACCCGAACCCGTTCACCCCCGCCGGCACCCGAGGCTGTTCACCAATCCGACCATCAAAAGTCCCCCGACTCACAGCCAGAACAATGGGGGCACCATCAGGAGGGGCGGCTTCCAGCCGCCCACACACTTGCCTCCAAAGAAACAGATACTCCCCAGGCTTCTCCACCAGCCCCTCCTTGACTGGATTCTCTTCAATATACCTGTACGTCCTCTCCTGCTGCTCTTGGCCACGGATGATGCGATCGTAATATTCTCTCTGCCACAGCGACCCAGACTGGCCACGCATCTTCTGAATCTCTTGTGACGAATACGACTTGATGCTGTGCATCAACGCTGGCAGGGTGTAGGGGCCGATCAGGCGCACAATCATGTGCACATGATCCGGCATGACAACCAACGCATGAACAAGCGCCCGCACACCCTGCCAATGCAAACATGCATCGAGCACCACCTGCCGCTCAGCAGGCGTCAAAGTTCCCGCGCGAAGTCGGAATGTCACGTGATACGTCTGGTTCGGCAGTTCCCAGTGCGGCAGATCGCCCGTCCGCTTCGGCCCCGACGCGGTGCCATGCGAGGAACCTGCCACGTCCACGCGCTGGACGGCTGGAAGCCGCCCCCCCTGGTCAACTTGTGGTGTGTTTCCAACCGCAAACCCCGCAACCACCATGCAACAGACAAACCTCGCCCCGCGCCTGTCCAGCGGCACACCCTCAAGCTCCCGCAGCAGCCTCTCGTTGTTCGCCGCATCACGCACTTCACGCGACAGTGACTTGGCCTCGGCCTCACTCGCATACGCATACCACGCGCTGTCCACGCCAGGAGCGCCGCCCAGCGCATCAACCTCCAGCCCCGAATCATCCGCCAGACACGCCATCCCTGTCCACGACGCATAGGTCAGCGCCTTGATCGCCGCGTTGTCCTCGAACGTCCGCCCCGTCTCTTCCGGCTCGGGCAGGGTGCCGCCCACATCCCCAAGCCCCAGCACCCGCACCGGCAGATCGGCCAGCAGCGCACGCAATTCCGCGACCTTGCCCGGGTTCTGAGTGGCGATCACAATTTCGTGCATGGTCACACCGGACTATTCTCACCCTCGATGGACAAAGCAATGCGCTCGCGCGAACAGATTGCCCGATCAGCCGCCGCTGCGGTGCGCGATGCCTTGGGCACTTTAGGAACCAGGCACGCGATGGTCGGCTTCGATGGGTTCATCGATGTCATCATTCGCGTTGTCGATCGTCGCCGGTCGATGGCCTACGACGACTACGAATCAATCCGCACCATCGACGCCTTTGCCCGCCGCATCGCAGCCGCCGCCGGCAAAAGCGCAAATCTCGAACTTGTCACGCTCGAACAACGCTTCGGCGGCAATGGGCCTCTGCTTGCCGGGGCGCTTGGGCGACTCGGCCTATCGGTTGCGTATGTCGGGGCAGTGGGACGCGATGACGAACCGTGCATGCTTCATCCAATCTACGAGCCCTTTGCCGCACGGTGCCGCGAGGTTGTGCCAGTCGCGCCTCCGAGCGTGACCGAAGCCCTCGAGTTTGACGATGGCAAACTGATGCTTGGGCACGCGCGCAACGCGACCTTCATTGACTGGGAACGAATCAAGGAGACCGTCGGCCTTGATCGCCTGCGCACGTTGGCCGCTGAGGCATCGCTGATCGGCATCGTCAACTGGACCATGGTGGGTGGCGTCGAAGGCATCTGGAGCGGGTTGTGCAACGAAGTGCTCAAGCCCGGCAGCGATCAACGCATCTTCATTGATCTCTCGGATCCTGCCAAGCGGTCGGATGAAGACCTGGGTCGCGGGCTTGGTGTGCTGGCCAGTATGGCGGGTTTCGGGCGTGTCACACTTGGGCTGAATCTGGCTGAGGCGCAGCGTGTTGCGCAAGTGCTGGGTCTCGAACGAAACGAGCTGGCTGCGGGTTCGTTTGCCGATGACGATGCCATTGGTCGCGCGATCGCGATTCGCGCCGCGCTCAGCATCGAATGCGTGGTTGTGCATCGCCGTGACGGAGCAGCTGCTGCGTCGCGCTGCGGGAGTGCCCTGTGGTTTGATGGCCCGTTCACGCGCAACCCGGTCCTTTCGACCGGCGCGGGTGACCACTTCAATGGCGGTTTCGCGCTTGGGCAGGTCTTGAACCTGGATCTGCCCGAGTGCCTGGCGATTGCGTGTGCTACCAGCGGGCTGTATGTTCGCGAGGCAGCCAGCCCGACAGCCGAACGGGTCGCGGCGTTTCTCGAAGCCCTTCCATTGCCAGAGACCGAGTAGCGACAGGCACCCTTCGGCGCGTAGAGTTGATCCATGCCTCACTCACTTCTCAAGCGTCTTGGTATCGCCTCGCATCCTCGGCTGATTCACGAGGTAGGCACCATCACGCCCGACGCTGCCGACGCCATTGTGTCTTATTCGCCCGCAAACGGCAAACCCATCGCCGGCGTGCGGCTGGACGACGCAGCGTCGTATGAACGGACCACGGCCGAGGCGGTCGAATCGTTTCGTCAGTGGCGCGATGTCCCCGCACCAAAGCGAGGCCAGGTCGTCCGCGCTATCGGCGAAGCACTGCGAGAATATCTCGAACCGCTGGGCGAACTGGTCGCCCTCGAAGTCGGCAAGATCCGTGCTGAGGGCATCGGAGAAGTCCAGGAGACTATCGACATCGCGGATTTCGCGGTGGGTCTCTCGCGGCAACTCACCGGCATCACCATGCCCAGCGAGCGCCCCGAGCACCGCATGTACGAGCAATGGCTCCCGCTGGGACCCATCGGCGTCATCACCGCATTCAACTTCCCAAACGCCGTCTGGGGATGGAACGCCATGCTCGCCGCTGTGTGTGGCGACGTGACTGTCTGGAAGCCGAGCCTGCTTGCGCCGCTCACCGCCATCGCGACCAACGCGATTGCTGAGCGCGTGAGCGAATCGATGGGTCATCACGGTATTTTTCGCCTGCTCATCGGGCGTGACGATGTGGTTGGCGAGCGGTTGATTGCCGATCGTCGCTACCCGCTGATTTCCGCGACCGGTTCGTGTCGCATGGGGCGTCATGTCGGGCAGGTTGTGGCGGGTCGCCTCGGGCGCACACTGCTCGAGCTGGGCGGCAACAACGCGATCATCGTCGAACCTGATGCCGACCTTGATCTTGCGGTCCGCAGCATCGTCTTCGGAGCTGTAGGCACATGCGGGCAGCGCTGCACCAGCACGCGCCGCCTCATCGCTCACGAGTCGATCGTCGGCCCGCTGACCGAGCGACTGGTCAAGGCCTACGCGACGATCCGCATCGGCGACCCCTTGATCGAGAACACGCTCGTCGGCCCGCTCATCAACGCCGAGGCCGTGAGTGCGTTCGAGAAAGCCGTCGCCATCGCACGTTCGCAGGGCGGCGAAGTGCTCGCGGGCGGCTCGCGTGTGACTCCGGATTCACTCGCCTCGGATCTGCGCGGCGGGCACTATGTTCAGCCTACCATCATTCGTGTGAAGGGGCAGACGCTCCCGATCGCGATGGAAGAAACGTTCGCACCGATCCTGTACGTCTTTGCGTACACGACGCTCGACGAGGCACTCGAGATGCATAACAGCGTCGATCAGGGGCTGAGTTCAGCGATCTTCACCGGCTCGGTGCGGTCGGCAGAGCGATTCCTGTCGCCCGCCGGTTCGGGGAGTGACTGTGGCCTTGCCTATGTCAACCTCGGAACGAGCGGCGCAGAAATCGGTGGGGCCTTCGGAGGCGAGAAGGATACCGGAGGCGGTCGAGAATCTGGGTCGGATGCATGGAAGGCGTACATGCGACGCCAGACGTGCACCATCAACTTTGGAGAGACGTTTGCTTTGGCGCAGGGGATCCGCTTTGAGTGAACAGCACGTTGCCGACGCGCTCGCGCAG
Protein-coding sequences here:
- a CDS encoding sigma-70 family RNA polymerase sigma factor, translated to MLDQAFAIGEERLAEKPSDLIERARRDPAAFGELYREHYVAIAQYIVRRVGDVHLAEDLAAETFIDAWRGMLRYRNEGIAFRHWLLRIATNRVNRWARRKRREHVVACVPEVVVEAGTGAGREVVEVLLTLRSEHQAVLCLHHVEGLSVESVALVLGVSVGTVKSRLHRARRAMRKALEIKEVDS
- the dnaK gene encoding molecular chaperone DnaK; amino-acid sequence: MSKIIGIDLGTTNSVVAIMEGDTPKVLINSTGNRTTPSVVGFTDKGERLVGQQAKHQQVTNPKNTVYSIKRFMGRRHGEVAEEEKHVPYEVVGGREDFVTVKVRDKEYTPQQVSAFILQELKRTAEEYLGEKVERAVITVPAYFNDSQRQATKDAGEIAGLKVERILPEPTAAALAYGLDRKKNEKIAVFDLGGGTFDISILDVGDGVFEVLSTNGDTHLGGDDWDQKLINHLLTEFKRREGVDLSGDAMAMQRLKEAAEKAKIELSNSQETTVNLPFITATHEGPKHLQETITRAKFESLCEDLFKRLREPCLQALRDAKLEANRIDEVILVGGSTRIPRVQAVCRELFGKDPNKSVNPDEVVAIGAAIQGGVLQGSVKDVLLLDVTPLSLGVETYGGVMTKLIEKNTTIPTSKKETFSTASDSQTSVQIHVLQGEREFAKDNRTLGMFELQGIAPAPRGVPQIEVEFALDANGILQVTATDKGTSKKADIRIENSGGLSSDEIERMKADAEAHAEEDRRRREVVDLKNRGDAMIGQTRKALEEHGAKVSGDVRSRIESAISNLEDKLKGDEKVSIEAALKELESASMELGKVVYEQAAAGAGGAAGSAGESANDDVIDAEFEVKDDDKQ
- a CDS encoding radical SAM protein, translating into MTATATFTGLATIERKIDAGERLSIDDGRALYATRDIWTVCELADRVRRRLHKDIAYFNINRHMNYSNVCALSCKFCEFYRKQGQAGEYTRDLDYIRAEGLKAVELGATEMHIVGGLNPYLPFEYYTDMLRTLREVAPRVHLKAFTAVEIVHLARIAKVYKRDDRRASMQWVLERLIEAGLGSLPGGGAEVFDERVHKEAFRGKIGADEWLDVHMVAHELGLNSNATMLYGHVDSREERLRHMHILRRMQDRALARLGYEGEESPADDVTDAPAITLTREGVRLPTPALGQGYYQTIIPLPFFPDGSELEHLPGPTGLENLRTLAVARLMLDNFPHAKAFWIMQTLGMAQTMLQCGADDIDGTVVWYDITKVGGSTTHQETTVWDLQRAIREAGFEPVERDTLYRRVEREGKEWRVLA
- a CDS encoding aldehyde dehydrogenase family protein, translating into MPHSLLKRLGIASHPRLIHEVGTITPDAADAIVSYSPANGKPIAGVRLDDAASYERTTAEAVESFRQWRDVPAPKRGQVVRAIGEALREYLEPLGELVALEVGKIRAEGIGEVQETIDIADFAVGLSRQLTGITMPSERPEHRMYEQWLPLGPIGVITAFNFPNAVWGWNAMLAAVCGDVTVWKPSLLAPLTAIATNAIAERVSESMGHHGIFRLLIGRDDVVGERLIADRRYPLISATGSCRMGRHVGQVVAGRLGRTLLELGGNNAIIVEPDADLDLAVRSIVFGAVGTCGQRCTSTRRLIAHESIVGPLTERLVKAYATIRIGDPLIENTLVGPLINAEAVSAFEKAVAIARSQGGEVLAGGSRVTPDSLASDLRGGHYVQPTIIRVKGQTLPIAMEETFAPILYVFAYTTLDEALEMHNSVDQGLSSAIFTGSVRSAERFLSPAGSGSDCGLAYVNLGTSGAEIGGAFGGEKDTGGGRESGSDAWKAYMRRQTCTINFGETFALAQGIRFE
- a CDS encoding sulfotransferase, with the translated sequence MAMAPLDVWVRLLVRLRRVPGPRYLARIVLGLATSFVGTIVTLPERLLLAPYLFVRFGRSRPRIEHEPGVLIVTGYYRTGTTHLHYLLSCDPAMTTPKWVHVAAPQGFALSWVLIRWLMIPFISNSRPQDDVAFGPEWPSEDDFALNNWCLASSLPGRFIVPGEHAFYERFHDLNRLSNRELAHWRRAQAAFCWKLMALRPGKRLLLKTPSHTARLGELEAMFGRNLRVIHISREPGAVVKSNVRMAERLEPYSLEPMPSPEVVRERVMEEFVRTEMRYVESAARLGASRVCEIRFEDLIADPLGQLKSAYAQLGYDWTSEAERGFRRYLGAVRDYKPRHGAAADVEALEPALQQLATRFGHDKPAVEPVVMEHEPRRDRTALAIVATIVAAFALALLWVGIASVFRDRNELFIWVFGIVLGLVAIRTAGRGSTTLGLVSAACLGLIILPSIYPVTLAAYSHRWPADEAAAGAMQSTLRVFKRWGDLIYVVFGLVSAYRVGSRLHVRPPGS
- a CDS encoding transposase, whose product is MTMHEIVIATQNPGKVAELRALLADLPVRVLGLGDVGGTLPEPEETGRTFEDNAAIKALTYASWTGMACLADDSGLEVDALGGAPGVDSAWYAYASEAEAKSLSREVRDAANNERLLRELEGVPLDRRGARFVCCMVVAGFAVGNTPQVDQGGRLPAVQRVDVAGSSHGTASGPKRTGDLPHWELPNQTYHVTFRLRAGTLTPAERQVVLDACLHWQGVRALVHALVVMPDHVHMIVRLIGPYTLPALMHSIKSYSSQEIQKMRGQSGSLWQREYYDRIIRGQEQQERTYRYIEENPVKEGLVEKPGEYLFLWRQVCGRLEAAPPDGAPIVLAVSRGTFDGRIGEQPRVPAGVNGFGYDPLFLVGPECGVTSAELPPARKNQLSHRAAAAREIARQIRTLVAR
- a CDS encoding carbohydrate kinase family protein is translated as MRSREQIARSAAAAVRDALGTLGTRHAMVGFDGFIDVIIRVVDRRRSMAYDDYESIRTIDAFARRIAAAAGKSANLELVTLEQRFGGNGPLLAGALGRLGLSVAYVGAVGRDDEPCMLHPIYEPFAARCREVVPVAPPSVTEALEFDDGKLMLGHARNATFIDWERIKETVGLDRLRTLAAEASLIGIVNWTMVGGVEGIWSGLCNEVLKPGSDQRIFIDLSDPAKRSDEDLGRGLGVLASMAGFGRVTLGLNLAEAQRVAQVLGLERNELAAGSFADDDAIGRAIAIRAALSIECVVVHRRDGAAAASRCGSALWFDGPFTRNPVLSTGAGDHFNGGFALGQVLNLDLPECLAIACATSGLYVREAASPTAERVAAFLEALPLPETE